The genomic window ATTCTTCTTCTGCATCTTCATCTTCTAAGATGTCAATGAGTGGTGGGATGGCAATTTTTCCCAAGTGAGTCAGCACTTTGGTAATTTCCCAGCGTTGTTGAAAATCCCCCATCTCTAACATTGAAAGTGTTAATGTCAGCAGATATTCTTGATTTTTAACTATCTCTGGATGTTCAGAGTCTGCCCCTAAGATTAATTGTTGTAAATATTGAATTAGTGATGACCAATCAGCTGCATCGTATGCTGTCTGGGCTTGCACCAAAAGCTGGTTGATATTACTCACGATACCCTGAATTGTATTGTTTAACTTGGCTTGACTACAACTGAATTGCCCTCAATCTTGGCGGCGTAAGTTTTAAGCGCTTCTGTCGCTGGGCCTTTTTGGACTTTACCATCAACCCCAAATTCCGAACCATGACAGGGACAGGCGAATTTTTTTGCCTCAGCTTTCCATGCTACGGTGCAACCTGCATGAGTACAGGTAGGGTTAACAGCTGTCAGATTTGCAGCTTTAGATGTGCCGACTACCAACACAGGCCCAGCAGGTGAGTTTTTAGCCAGCAATTGGCCAGTCTTATCTAATTCTGCCGAGGTGCCTACTGTTTGCCAATCCCCAGATGTTGAAGTTGTTTGAGAAGAACAGGCTGCGATCGCTACAGGTAGAGAACTCGCTATCCAACCCAAACCTACCCAATTAATAAAATCACGACGTTTCATAGTTGCTGAAATAATATCTAAGTTTTAGCTAACATCTGCCACTCAATTTTAGATTTTGGATTTTGGATTAATCTATGGCAGTCCAAAATCGCTTCAGTTATTTCAAATACTTTTCATCAAGGGCTTTTTGTGGCTCATTGACTGACTTTGATGCCAAAAATGCATAGTTTTCATACATTTTCAGCAATTATACCAAAAAATCGTAACAATTTATACGATTTTAACAGAAATCTCCCTTTAACTTATGAGTATCGAAATTGTTACATGAACAGTATCTAAAGCTGCTTGACAAATTTACCAAATGTAAATGCCGACAAGTTTTCCTTAATTAATCACGGATTGGGGTTTCGCTTTGGAATGCTCTTAAGTAACAGGACTTACGCAAAATAATGAAAAAACGAACCGCAAAGGACGCAAAGGAATAAGAGTTTCAGAGAGTTATGCGTAAGTCCTAAGTAAAAATAATCATCTGTAAGCAAATATTAAGTTTTTATTCCCAAACCTTCGTAGATACAACACTTGATGGAACTACGGGTTGGTTGATGTTGGGCAATTATCACCATATTTAGTAATTTGTAACGATCAGACTCATGACAGACACAGCAACTACCACCAACCTGAATAAATTTGAGAAATTCAAAGCAGAAAAAGATGGACTCGCCGTCAGGGGTGAGATAGAGAAATTTGCCGCCTTGGGCTGGGAAGCAATGGATGAAATCGATCGGGATCATCGACTCAAGTGGGTGGGTGTGTTTTTTCGCCCAGTCACCCCAGGCAAGTTTATGATGCGGTTACGGATGCCCAACGGTATTCTCACCAGCAGTCAAATGGGTGTTTTAGCCCAAGTGGTGCAGCGCTATGGAGATGATGGCTGCGCTGATATTACTACCAGACAGAATATCCAATTACGGGGGATCAGAATTGAAGATTTACCAGATATCTTTAATAGATTTCATGGAGTTGGTTTAACCAGCGTTCAGTCAGGGATGGATAACGTCCGCAATATCACAGGCGATCCTGTGGCGGGGTTGGATGCAGATGAGTTGTACGACACACGAGAGTTAGTACAGCAAATTCAAGATATGCTCACCAACAAAGGGGAAGGAAACCCAGAGTTTAGTAACTTACCACGGAAGTTTAATATTGCGATCGCAGGTGGAAGAGACAATTCAGTTCACGCCGAAATCAACGATTTAGCTTTTGTTCCAGCATTTCAAGAAGCAGAGGAGGGAAATTTAGCCTCTGCTCATTCCCAGCAAAAAATTTTCGGGTTTAACGTTTTAGTGGGTGGCTTTTTCTCAGCTAAACGTTGTGAAGCGGCAATTCCTCTAAATGCTTGGGTAGCTCCAGAAGATGTAGTAGCTGTATGTAGAGCGGTTTTGGAAGTCTTTCGTGACCATGGCCCGCGTGCTAATCGGCAAAAATCCCGCCTGATGTGGCTAATTGATCAATGGGGTTTAGAAAAGTTTCGAGCAGAAGTAGAAAACCGTTTGGGTAAATCATTCTTACCCGCAGCAGCAAAAGACGAAATCGACTGGGAAAAACGTGACCACATCGGGGTATATAAACAAAAACAACCGGGATTAAATTACGTAGGCTTGCACATTCCAGTCGGGCGACTATATGCTGAAGATATGTTTGAAATTGCCCGTCTAGGGCAAGTTTACGGCAGTGGTGAAATCCGCTTCACCGTTGAACAAAACATCGTCCTTCCCAACATTTCTGACTCGTGTTTAGCAACATTTTTAACAGAGCCTTTACTAGAAAGGTTTTCCATTAACCCAGGTTTGTTGATGCGATCGCTAGTTTCCTGTACAGGCGCACAATTTTGCAACTTCGCCCTGATCGAAACCAAAAACCGCGCTCTGGCAATGATTAAAGCCTTAGAAGAAGACTTAACCTTCACCAAGCCAGTACGAATTCACTGGACAGGTTGCCCCAATTCCTGTGGACAACCCCAAGTTGCAGATATCGGCTTGATGGGAACTAAGACTCGCAAAAATGGCAAAACCCTGGAAGCCGTTGACATATATATGGGCGGCAAAGTTGGCAAAGATGCTCATTTGGGAACTTGCGTCATCAAAAGCATACCTTGTGAAGACTTGCAACCAGTATTGCAAGATTTACTAATCAAAAGCTTTGGGGCAAAACCCAGGTGAGAAGCCTTAGTAGTTAGTAACTGCTAGTGCTTATCGGGGGTATTGGTCAAAGGCTCAACCTTCAGGCTTTAAGGCTCAACCTTCAGGCTTTAAGGCTTAACCTTCAGGCTTTAAGGCTCAACCTTCAGGCTTTAAGGCTCAACCTTCAGGCTTTAAGGCTCAACCTTCAGGCTTTAAGGCTCAACCTTCAGGCTTTAAGGCTCAACCTTCAGGCTTTAAGGCTTAACCTTCAGGCTTTAAGGCTTAACCTTCAGGCTTTAAGGCTTAACCTTCAGGCTTTAAGGCTTAACCTTCAGGCTTTAAGGCTTAACTTCCCCCTACCTCTTCTCCGTGTTTTATTCAATTTAGATAAATTGAAATGCTTAAAAACTTATTTTCATTCAGCGATCGCTACCGGATCTTACATCAGACTTGGTTTGCTTTCTTTCTCACCTTTGTCTGTTGGTTTAACTTTGCTCCCTTTGCTACAACCATTGGTAGAGAACTACATCTAGCACCAGAGCAAATCAAAACTTTGGGCATCTGTAACCTGGCCCTGACAATTCCCGCCCGATTAATCATTGGGATGCTTCTGGATCGTTTTGGCCCCAGAATCACCTATTCAATCTTGCTGATGTTTGCGGCTGTTCCTTGTTTAGCGACGGCGCTAGCGCAAGATTTTAATCAACTAGTTATCAGTCGTTTGCTGATGGGAATTGTCGGATCTGGGTTTGTTGTAGGTATCCGCATGGTGGCGGAATGGTTCCAGCCGAAGGAGATGGGAATTGCTCAAGGCATTTATGGCGGTTGGGGCAACTTTGGAGCTTTCGGTGCAGAGTTTGCCTTGCCGATACTTGCAGTTTCTACTAGCTTTTTGGCTGGTGGCGCTTCTAACTGGCGGTTAGCGATCGCACTTACAGGGATCATTGCAGCCATCTACGGCGTAATTTATTACAACAGTGTTCAAGATACGCCCGCAGGCAAAGTCTACAAGAAACCTAAAAAGAATGGTTCTCTAGAAGTGACGAGTATTAAAAGCTTCTGGGCGATGATTGTCTCGAATTTTGGTTTGATTTTCGCTTTAGGTTTATTAGCTTGGCGTTTGGAACAAAAGAATATTCACTTCCTAACTCTGAGTCAAATGTATCTGGCTTGGTTGCTATTAGCAGGATTATTTGCTTACCAAAGTTATAAAGCTTCCCAGGTAAACCGAGAACTTCTAATTGGCAAAAAAACCTACGCTCCATCTGAACGCTTTCAATTTGGTCAAGTAGCTTTACTCGAATTCACTTACATAACTAGCTTTGGCAGCGAACTGGCAGTTGTTTCTATGCTCCCGGCATTTTTTGAAAAAACCTTTGGTTTAGAGCATGTTGTCGCTGGGATGATTGCTGCCACTTATCCCTTCCTTAACTTAATTTCTCGTCCTAGTGGTGGCTTTATTTCTGATAAATTTGGCTCACGTAAATGGACAATGACAATTATCAGCGCTGGTATTGGTGTCAGTTATTTCATGGCACATTTTATTAATAGTAACTGGCCAATTCCGCTAGCGATCGCAGTTACAATGTTTGCCGCCTACTTTGCCCAAGCTGGCTGCGGTGCAACCTACAGCATCGTACCCCTAGTTAAAAAGGAAGCCACTGGACAAATTGCCGGTAATGTGGGAGCTTACGGTAATTTTGGCGGCGTGGTTTACCTGACAATTTTTAGTTTAACTGACGCATCTACACTATTTAGCACAATGGGTTTAGCTGCCATAGTCTGCGCTTTCATGTGTGCCTTCTTCCTCAAAGAACCAAAAGGTTCCTTTGCCGTTGCTTATGAAGGTGAACTACCAGAAACCGCAACTAAAAACTCTATTTTATTAACGGAAGAATAATCAGCTGAAGGATGAAGTAGTAAATTCACTATCAAATCTGAATTAGGGAACTTTAGACTTCATCCTTCTATAACAGTCTTAATTCATGAAAATCTCTTTTTCTTTTCTCTGCGCTCTCTGCGTCTTGGCGGTTGCACAATCAAAATAACAAAATAGTATAACTGCCATGAGTGAATTTACCAAAACTCTCTGTCCTTACTGTGGTGTTGGCTGTGGTTTAGAAGTTTCACCCCCAGCCCAACATGGTAAAGCGACTAATCAAGATAGCCAAGGAAATCTGATTTGGCGGGTGCGGGGGGATAAAGCCCATCCATCCAGTCAGGGAATGGTTTGTGTCAAAGGTGCGACGATCGCTGAATCTTTAGATAAAAATAGATTACATTACCCAATGGTGCGAGACTCCTTAGATCAGGAGTTCCGGCGGGTTAGTTGGGATGAAGCCTTTAATATAATCACGCAGCGCATTCAAACTGTGTGCTTTACCCAAGGCCCAGAAGCCTTATGTATGTATGGTTCTGGTCAGTTTCAAACTGAGGATTATTACATAGCCCAGAAACTCATGAAAGGCTGTCTGGGTAGCAATAATTTTGATGCTAACTCTCGCTTATGTATGTCTAGTGCTGTAGCTGGCTACATTCAAAGCTTTGGCTCAGATGGCCCCCCATGCTGTTACGATGACTTGGAGTTAACTGACTGTGCATTTTTAATTGGTACTAATACAGCTGAATGTCACCCCATCGTTTTTAACCGACTGGAGAAATATCACAAAAAGAACCGCAAAGTCAAAATGATTGTGGTTGATCCTCGTCGCACACCAACCGCAGAAGCCGCTGATTTGCATTTAGCGATTCGTCCCGGTACAGATATCGACTTGTTAAACGGCATCGCCCACTTGTTGATGCGCTGGAACTATATTGATACCATGTTCATGGACGACTGCACCAGCAACTTTCCCGCATACGCCCAAGTGATTCGCCACTATCCTCCAGAAGTGGTAGCTCGTCAATGTGGAATCAGCATTGAAGATTTAGAAACAGCAGCTCGCTACTGGGGTGAATCACAGCGAGTATTGTCTTTGTGGTCAATGGGTGTAAATCAATCCTCAGAAGGGACGGCTAAGGTCAGAACTATCATTAACCTGCACCTGATGACTGGACAGATTGGCAAACCTGGGGCTGGCCCTTTTTCTCTCACTGGTCAGCCAAACGCAATGGGAGGACGGGAAGCTGGAGGTTTAGCGAATTTATTACCGGGTTATCGGCTGGTAAAAAATCCTCAGCACCGCGCAGAAGTTGAGGAGTTTTGGGGACTCAAGCCAGGACAGATTTCGCCAAATCCCGGTTTGACTGCTTGGGACATGATTACTGGCTTAGAAAATGGTGCTGTAGAGTTACTGTGGATTGCGGCTACCAATCCAGCTGTAAGTATGCCAGATTTGGAGCGAACTAAGAAGGCGTTATTGCGATCGCCTTTTACTATTTACCAAGACGCATATTATCCTACAGAAACCTCTGCCTACGCTCACGTTCTCCTACCAGCAGCGCAGTGGGGTGAAAAAACTGGTGTGATGACAAACTCCGAACGAGTGGTAACTCTGTGTTCAGCATTTCGCCAACCCCCAAGAGAAGCTAAAGCAGATTGGGAAATTTTTGCCGAAGTTGGACGTAGATTAGGTTTTGAGAGAGAATTTGCCTTTGCTAACTCTGCTGAAGTTTATGCTGAATTTGTCAAACTAACTAGCGATCGCCCTTGCGATATGACGGGTATCAATCACGCGCAATTACAGACAGAAGGCCCAACTCAATGGCCTCACCTCCAAGAGAGCAGAGGAGCAGGGAGAGAAACCTCTGGAAAGCGATTATATACTGATTTGCGCTTCCACACCCCTGATGGACGCGCTCGATTTGGGGCATATTACTCAAAGGGATTGGCAGAACCACCAGACCCAAATTATCCTTTTGTACTCACTAACGGAAGACTTTACGGACACTGGCATACGCAGACGCGTACCGGACGGATTGAAAAAATTTGCAAAATGCATCCCGAACCGTTTCTCGAAATTCATCCTCGTGATGCTGCTCGGTTAGGTATTGTAGATCATCAGTGGGTGGAAGTGCGATCGCGTCGGGGTAAAGCTAAGTTTCCTGCTAAAGTGACAAAAGCGATCGCGCCTGGTACAGTTTTTGTCCCCATCCACTGGGGTTCGCTGTGGGCAAACAATGCCGAAGCTAATGCCCTCACCCATCCCGAATCTTGCCCTGATTCGCTGCAACCAGAATTAAAAGCCTGTGCAGTGCAGCTGATACCAATTTCTGTGCAAGTAACAGTCAAAGATTATCAACTCCAGTCCTCACAATCGTAAGCTCCTAAGTGTACCGCTCAAGAGATAATTTCTAACCAGCAATAGGTAATTTCGTCAATAGTCAATAGTCAATAGTTATTATCATTTTTTATGACTGTCTAATTTTGGCTGTTACCAATTACTATATCTAAAGAGGTTAAATCTCTCGTAAGAAGAGGTTTTACTAGCGTCGATTTTAGCTATGGATAAAGAATAAAAAATTTACAAAGCTTCGGCAACTCCTCTTTTTTTAATCCTCTAGATTTATCTATGGGATTTTATTTTATTTGAGAATTGGGTGCAGCATTATGAGAAAGCTACTAAGGCAAATTTTAGTAACTACCAAAGATGAGAACTTCATGCACATTATCGAAAACATAGAAGTGCTAGTTTCTAAAGCTCTATCTATTTTTATGGTAATGGTGATTTTGGTAGCGATTGGGGATTTAGGAATATTTATTTTTAAAGAGTTATTTTCAGCGCATTATGCAAACTTTAATACAACATTGTATAAAATTTTTGGGTTATTTTTGAATATTTTAATTGCTTTAGAAATCTTGGAGAATATCACGGCTTATTTACGAAAACACGTTTTTCAAGTTGAATTAGTTATTGTCACATCTTTAATTGCTGTTGCCAGAAAAATTATTATTCTTGACTTAGAAAAAGTCCCTGGTATTGATATAATTGGTTTAGGAATTGCTATTCTCGCCCTCTCAATTAGTTATCTGATAATTCGTCTAAGTAATTATAAAAATTGACGTTAAAAATAAAGATGTAATCAGGTGTTTTCAGGCATAAATGTGGTTAAATATAGGTTAAAATAAAATTTTTGCCAATATAATATAGTAGACTTGATACTTAAAATTAGCCTAAACTGTATTTTGGACAAATGATTAATGTGCGATCGCTAGATAAGTCTTGTTTTTAATTCATAATTTATGTAACTGAGATATAAAAATTATCGATGATTAAAAACCCTTAATTTTGAATGCTCGAATTTTGAATACTTATTTATGGCAGATTTCTTTGAATTTGAAGCAGATTTTGTTGATTCCCTGCGTTGCATACCCATGCAGGTGCGTTGCAAATTAGATACCTGTGGCATCAAGCTAAAATTGTCTGATTGGAATCAAATGACTACAGCCGAGCGTCAAGCTTTAGTCGAATTACCTTGCACTACAGAAACGGAAATTCAGTCTTACCACGAGCATATCCAGCAATTAATTTTACAACGCACGGGTCTAGCAACTACAAAATTGCCCATCGAGCCTCATCCTGCATGGCTAGACTCTGCCATTGTACCAGCCAGCATCCAGGAAAAAGCTGAAGAAATAGGTGTAACCCTGACACAGCAACATTGGGCAGCTTTAACACCCTTACAGCGTTTTGCCTTGATTAAACTCAGCCGCCCAGGACATGAAAATAAAAACTTTAAAAGAGCGATCGCAGAATTCCATCTGCTTTAATTAGTCAATAGTCATTAACAGAATAAATCTGTAAGATGGATTACACTTTGTTAACTTGCCGCCCTTAAATGATACATTACGGCATAGCTAGTGCTGTAATGTATCAGAAATTACCGCATAGGCTAACGCCTAACGTAGCTGACTCTAAATTAATATTTACTTTATAAACAACTATTAACTATTGACTAATAGGTGAGGGTAACAAAAATATGGCTGCAAAAAAACTTTTGATGCTTA from Nostoc sp. UHCC 0926 includes these protein-coding regions:
- a CDS encoding phosphate-starvation-inducible PsiE family protein — protein: MRKLLRQILVTTKDENFMHIIENIEVLVSKALSIFMVMVILVAIGDLGIFIFKELFSAHYANFNTTLYKIFGLFLNILIALEILENITAYLRKHVFQVELVIVTSLIAVARKIIILDLEKVPGIDIIGLGIAILALSISYLIIRLSNYKN
- a CDS encoding nitrate reductase associated protein, which encodes MADFFEFEADFVDSLRCIPMQVRCKLDTCGIKLKLSDWNQMTTAERQALVELPCTTETEIQSYHEHIQQLILQRTGLATTKLPIEPHPAWLDSAIVPASIQEKAEEIGVTLTQQHWAALTPLQRFALIKLSRPGHENKNFKRAIAEFHLL
- a CDS encoding molybdopterin oxidoreductase family protein, which encodes MSEFTKTLCPYCGVGCGLEVSPPAQHGKATNQDSQGNLIWRVRGDKAHPSSQGMVCVKGATIAESLDKNRLHYPMVRDSLDQEFRRVSWDEAFNIITQRIQTVCFTQGPEALCMYGSGQFQTEDYYIAQKLMKGCLGSNNFDANSRLCMSSAVAGYIQSFGSDGPPCCYDDLELTDCAFLIGTNTAECHPIVFNRLEKYHKKNRKVKMIVVDPRRTPTAEAADLHLAIRPGTDIDLLNGIAHLLMRWNYIDTMFMDDCTSNFPAYAQVIRHYPPEVVARQCGISIEDLETAARYWGESQRVLSLWSMGVNQSSEGTAKVRTIINLHLMTGQIGKPGAGPFSLTGQPNAMGGREAGGLANLLPGYRLVKNPQHRAEVEEFWGLKPGQISPNPGLTAWDMITGLENGAVELLWIAATNPAVSMPDLERTKKALLRSPFTIYQDAYYPTETSAYAHVLLPAAQWGEKTGVMTNSERVVTLCSAFRQPPREAKADWEIFAEVGRRLGFEREFAFANSAEVYAEFVKLTSDRPCDMTGINHAQLQTEGPTQWPHLQESRGAGRETSGKRLYTDLRFHTPDGRARFGAYYSKGLAEPPDPNYPFVLTNGRLYGHWHTQTRTGRIEKICKMHPEPFLEIHPRDAARLGIVDHQWVEVRSRRGKAKFPAKVTKAIAPGTVFVPIHWGSLWANNAEANALTHPESCPDSLQPELKACAVQLIPISVQVTVKDYQLQSSQS
- a CDS encoding NarK family nitrate/nitrite MFS transporter gives rise to the protein MLKNLFSFSDRYRILHQTWFAFFLTFVCWFNFAPFATTIGRELHLAPEQIKTLGICNLALTIPARLIIGMLLDRFGPRITYSILLMFAAVPCLATALAQDFNQLVISRLLMGIVGSGFVVGIRMVAEWFQPKEMGIAQGIYGGWGNFGAFGAEFALPILAVSTSFLAGGASNWRLAIALTGIIAAIYGVIYYNSVQDTPAGKVYKKPKKNGSLEVTSIKSFWAMIVSNFGLIFALGLLAWRLEQKNIHFLTLSQMYLAWLLLAGLFAYQSYKASQVNRELLIGKKTYAPSERFQFGQVALLEFTYITSFGSELAVVSMLPAFFEKTFGLEHVVAGMIAATYPFLNLISRPSGGFISDKFGSRKWTMTIISAGIGVSYFMAHFINSNWPIPLAIAVTMFAAYFAQAGCGATYSIVPLVKKEATGQIAGNVGAYGNFGGVVYLTIFSLTDASTLFSTMGLAAIVCAFMCAFFLKEPKGSFAVAYEGELPETATKNSILLTEE
- a CDS encoding QcrA and Rieske domain-containing protein encodes the protein MKRRDFINWVGLGWIASSLPVAIAACSSQTTSTSGDWQTVGTSAELDKTGQLLAKNSPAGPVLVVGTSKAANLTAVNPTCTHAGCTVAWKAEAKKFACPCHGSEFGVDGKVQKGPATEALKTYAAKIEGNSVVVKPS
- a CDS encoding ferredoxin--nitrite reductase; its protein translation is MTDTATTTNLNKFEKFKAEKDGLAVRGEIEKFAALGWEAMDEIDRDHRLKWVGVFFRPVTPGKFMMRLRMPNGILTSSQMGVLAQVVQRYGDDGCADITTRQNIQLRGIRIEDLPDIFNRFHGVGLTSVQSGMDNVRNITGDPVAGLDADELYDTRELVQQIQDMLTNKGEGNPEFSNLPRKFNIAIAGGRDNSVHAEINDLAFVPAFQEAEEGNLASAHSQQKIFGFNVLVGGFFSAKRCEAAIPLNAWVAPEDVVAVCRAVLEVFRDHGPRANRQKSRLMWLIDQWGLEKFRAEVENRLGKSFLPAAAKDEIDWEKRDHIGVYKQKQPGLNYVGLHIPVGRLYAEDMFEIARLGQVYGSGEIRFTVEQNIVLPNISDSCLATFLTEPLLERFSINPGLLMRSLVSCTGAQFCNFALIETKNRALAMIKALEEDLTFTKPVRIHWTGCPNSCGQPQVADIGLMGTKTRKNGKTLEAVDIYMGGKVGKDAHLGTCVIKSIPCEDLQPVLQDLLIKSFGAKPR